ACTCCGCCGACGAGGTGATCGCCGCCATGCTGCGCGGCGGGGCCCGTGGCTACCTGGTGCACGGCGAGTTCGACCCGGCGGAACTGCTGCGCGCGATCCGGTCGGTCGCCGCCGGCCAGGGCTGGTTGTCGCCACGCAGCGCCTCGGTCACCATCGCGCTGCTGCGCGAGCAGGCCGACCGGGACCGGGCCGGGGTCCACCGCCAGGAGCAGCAACGCCGTACCCAGCAGGGTTTCGGTCTGACCCCGCGCGAGCAGGACGTCATGACGCTGCTCTGCGCCGGGCACTCCAATGCCGCGATCGCCCGTCGGCTGCTGCTGACCGAGAAGACGGTCAAGAACCACCTCAACCACATCTTCACCAAACTCCAGGCCAGTAACCGCACCGAGGCGGTCGTCCGGTGGACCGGTCGGCAGTAGGCCGGGCAGTCGGCAGAGAAATCGGGCCGCCGGTTGAACGCGGTGGCGCTCGGCATCGTTGTATGGGCGGCGGGCACCGCCCGCCCGAGACGCCGAGTGGATGGCACCTGGATGAGCGACACAGCGACGGCCGCAGCGACGGGAGACATCGACGGCCGCACCACCGGCCGGCCCCGCACGATCAGCGCGCTGATCGTGCACCCCGGCGGGTCCGAGCAGACCGCCCTGCGCACCGTGCTCGACGCCGGTGAGCGGGTACGGGTCCTCGGCCTGGCCCGCGACGGCCGGGAGGCGGTACGGCTGGCACACCGGCTGCGCCCCACGGTGACCCTGCTCGACGACCGGGTGACCACCCCGGAGGGCACCGACCTGGTGCGGGCCCTGGCCCGGCGGTCCCGGGTGATCGTGCTGACCGGGTCGACCGACCGGCCCACCATCACGGCGATGCTGTGCCGGCCCATCCGCGGCTGTCTGGTGTACGGCCAGTTCGAGCCCGCCGACGTACTGGGCGCGGTCCGCGCGGTGGCCAGCGGGCTGGGCTGGCTCTCGCCGGTGGCGGTGGCCGCCGCGAGCTGGTCGCTGCGTAACCCGTCCAACGCCGGTGCCGCGCGGTGAACCACCCGGCCGACCTCGGGTCGGGGCTCGGGTCAGCAGGCCAGGGCCTCGACGTCGCCCAGGATGTTGCGGGCGGCCCGCAGGGCGTAGAACGAGCGCGAGCGTACGGTGCCGGCCGGAATGCCGATCCGGGCGGCCGCCTCGGCCGTCGAGGCGTCACCGTAGTACAGCTCGACCAGGACGGTGCGGTGTTCGGGGCTGAGCTTGCGCAGCGCGTCGGCCAGGGTGAACCGGTCGAGCAGCTCGTCGAACTCGCCGGCGGGGGCGGGGGCG
Above is a window of Micromonospora yangpuensis DNA encoding:
- a CDS encoding response regulator → MIDVMIVDDNPIVRMALQGYLASAEDVRVVGEAADGRTAVTTAQRLQPDVILLDYRMPIADGLSVVGTLAERAAVLVLTSDSADEVIAAMLRGGARGYLVHGEFDPAELLRAIRSVAAGQGWLSPRSASVTIALLREQADRDRAGVHRQEQQRRTQQGFGLTPREQDVMTLLCAGHSNAAIARRLLLTEKTVKNHLNHIFTKLQASNRTEAVVRWTGRQ
- a CDS encoding response regulator transcription factor; this translates as MSDTATAAATGDIDGRTTGRPRTISALIVHPGGSEQTALRTVLDAGERVRVLGLARDGREAVRLAHRLRPTVTLLDDRVTTPEGTDLVRALARRSRVIVLTGSTDRPTITAMLCRPIRGCLVYGQFEPADVLGAVRAVASGLGWLSPVAVAAASWSLRNPSNAGAAR